One candidate division KSB1 bacterium genomic region harbors:
- a CDS encoding VWA domain-containing protein produces the protein MSFINPIFLFAAATALLPILYHLIRNKRARKVKFSSLLFFKATPKEVIRRRRLQDLLLLIIRCAILGILALVFARPFIPKEAIPFISQIQNKSVVFLVDNSYSMQYANLFEQAKQEIEDRLNEANEADEFSIVVFSDEPRQLSELSTDVSMHKNIVKSSLKPSNRTTDFYKPVRLAEDILKDAKHKDKQIILISDLQKNGLSNQFENWNIDPAIHFIPIQIGGEYPVNAYIEKFTLNKKRRGEKVATRYGLQIVIPEEETSNKVTLIVNGKQVDAQKTGVGISSQVYFQQENLRKGLYQGNLRLNEDKLPIDNVYYFGFEVDERPSILCIDNSPQYSNSSAFYLEKCINMGDQSLYRFSRGRTSKLSTRQLVGIQVLFLSNVRSLSKTQLSTLENYVQKGGTLIISFGDIVNQSRFSNNLKDLGVGVITEKVRVRKIQSASAIIGEVDFKHPVFSVFAQSKTGDIFNPKFQQYFKITPDSNAMVIGRYDTGDPFLIERILGDGKIIVFTSTFNTEWGDFPVNEIYLPFVYQLVKYATLSSAKRNSFFVADAILLEGNSGDVWEISAPGDKIFKVEIDQSGLGYFRDTEIPGNYQAVLNSQKYYFSVNVNASESDLSVRDPEEVYAAVTGPRTAEQEIQTADLTGMNQDEKNQKMWRYILFFIVVLFLLETFLANRRA, from the coding sequence TTGTCATTCATTAATCCAATTTTTCTTTTTGCAGCTGCAACCGCATTGCTTCCCATTCTTTATCATTTGATAAGGAATAAACGAGCTCGAAAAGTAAAGTTTAGTTCCCTGTTGTTTTTTAAAGCAACTCCCAAAGAAGTCATTCGAAGAAGGAGGTTGCAGGATTTATTATTATTGATTATCCGATGCGCTATCCTTGGCATTCTGGCTCTTGTTTTTGCTCGACCCTTTATCCCGAAAGAGGCTATCCCATTCATCTCTCAAATTCAAAATAAATCAGTTGTTTTTCTAGTTGATAATTCTTACAGCATGCAATATGCCAATCTATTCGAACAAGCAAAGCAAGAAATAGAAGACAGGTTGAATGAAGCAAATGAAGCAGATGAATTTTCAATTGTAGTTTTTTCTGATGAACCCCGGCAATTATCAGAGCTGTCCACAGATGTGTCGATGCATAAAAATATAGTAAAGAGTTCACTCAAGCCGAGTAATAGAACTACAGATTTCTACAAGCCGGTTAGGCTGGCGGAAGATATCCTTAAGGATGCTAAACATAAGGACAAACAAATCATTTTGATTTCAGATTTGCAGAAAAACGGTTTAAGCAATCAATTCGAAAATTGGAATATTGATCCTGCAATCCATTTTATCCCGATCCAAATCGGTGGAGAATACCCCGTTAATGCATACATAGAAAAATTTACCCTGAACAAAAAGCGACGTGGAGAGAAAGTTGCTACCCGGTATGGACTTCAGATTGTAATTCCGGAAGAAGAAACCTCGAACAAAGTTACACTAATAGTCAATGGGAAACAGGTAGATGCTCAAAAGACCGGTGTTGGAATTTCAAGCCAGGTTTACTTTCAACAGGAAAACTTGAGAAAAGGGTTATACCAGGGGAATTTAAGATTGAATGAAGATAAGCTTCCAATTGACAATGTTTATTATTTTGGTTTTGAGGTTGACGAAAGACCCTCTATTTTATGTATTGACAATTCTCCGCAATATTCTAATAGCAGTGCTTTTTATCTTGAGAAATGTATAAATATGGGTGATCAGTCATTATACCGGTTTTCGAGAGGGAGGACAAGCAAATTAAGTACAAGACAGTTAGTTGGTATTCAAGTTCTTTTTCTTTCAAATGTAAGATCGCTCTCAAAAACACAGTTGAGTACATTAGAAAATTATGTGCAAAAAGGGGGTACATTGATAATCTCTTTTGGAGATATTGTTAACCAAAGTAGGTTTTCAAACAACCTAAAGGATTTGGGTGTTGGAGTCATAACAGAGAAAGTCAGGGTTCGCAAGATTCAATCTGCAAGCGCAATCATAGGCGAAGTTGATTTCAAACATCCTGTCTTTTCGGTTTTTGCGCAATCCAAAACCGGTGATATTTTTAATCCGAAGTTTCAACAATATTTTAAAATTACTCCGGATTCCAACGCAATGGTAATCGGAAGGTATGATACCGGTGACCCGTTTTTGATCGAACGAATTTTAGGTGATGGAAAAATAATCGTATTTACTTCGACATTTAACACAGAGTGGGGTGATTTTCCCGTTAATGAAATTTATTTACCTTTTGTTTATCAATTGGTAAAATATGCCACCTTATCATCCGCAAAGAGAAATTCATTCTTTGTTGCCGATGCTATTCTCCTGGAAGGAAATAGTGGAGACGTTTGGGAAATTAGTGCACCTGGAGACAAAATATTCAAAGTTGAAATTGATCAATCCGGGTTAGGTTATTTTCGCGATACGGAAATCCCGGGAAATTATCAGGCAGTTCTAAATAGCCAGAAATATTATTTTTCAGTCAATGTTAATGCTAGTGAATCGGATTTATCAGTGCGAGATCCTGAAGAAGTTTACGCGGCTGTTACAGGTCCTAGGACAGCGGAACAGGAAATCCAAACAGCCGATCTTACGGGTATGAACCAGGACGAGAAAAACCAAAAAATGTGGCGATACATACTGTTTTTTATTGTTGTATTGTTTTTACTTGAAACCTTTTTGGCGAATCGCCGGGCTTGA